Within the Desulfovibrio sp. genome, the region CCGTCTCAAGTCCGGCTTCGAAATAGGTCTGGGCGATCTCATTACAGACGCTATTGCGTCCAGCGCGCATTGCCGCGATCGACGTGTTGAAGATGCCACCGAACGGATCGAGCACTGTGTCGCCGGCGAAACTGAACATGCGGATCAACCGATAGGGAATTTCGACCGGGAACGGCGCAGGATGGACTGCGGTCTTTTTCGCACCCGCAATATCGTCCCAGACTGGCCGGTACCATCGAGCATATTCTTCCCGGCTGATCCGGGAAGCCTCTTGCTGAGCGGTGGTTGGATTGCGGTAGGGTCCAGGCTTCTTCAGCAACAGAATATGCGTAAGCGTCAACGGCCCCACACATTGTCTGCCGCTGGCGTTCCGGGCAAGGTCG harbors:
- a CDS encoding site-specific DNA-methyltransferase, with protein sequence DLARNASGRQCVGPLTLTHILLLKKPGPYRNPTTAQQEASRISREEYARWYRPVWDDIAGAKKTAVHPAPFPVEIPYRLIRMFSFAGDTVLDPFGGIFNTSIAAMRAGRNSVCNEIAQTYFEAGLETVREKAITLALA